Proteins from a genomic interval of Nocardioidaceae bacterium:
- a CDS encoding helix-turn-helix domain-containing protein, whose protein sequence is MRTIAVVVEEGVEAFGLGCLVEVWAEPYHPEDDNPVFDFRLCSSTPGTVRGRTLELTVEESLDWAAGADLVAITPASQDSRPPSAAVTELLQHADGRGADVLAHCSAVFALGEAGLLDGRGCTTHWRFAAQLAQQFPDADVRPDVLYVHDGNVLTGAGSAASLDASLHLMRDRFGARHANAAARRIVVPPHRDGGQAQFIAAPVREVEAETFGPLLDWIAAHLAERLDVPSLARRAMMSERTFARRFRDETGSTPHAWVTGQRVQRAEELLETSSLSVEEVARAVGFGNAATLRAHFGRVRGISPAIYRQRFSRTTGASV, encoded by the coding sequence ATGCGCACCATCGCCGTCGTCGTGGAGGAGGGCGTCGAGGCCTTCGGCCTCGGTTGCCTGGTCGAGGTGTGGGCGGAGCCCTACCACCCCGAGGACGACAACCCCGTCTTCGACTTCCGGCTCTGCTCCTCGACCCCGGGCACGGTGCGCGGGCGGACGCTCGAGCTGACCGTCGAGGAGTCGTTGGACTGGGCGGCCGGAGCCGATCTGGTGGCCATCACGCCGGCGAGCCAGGACAGCCGACCACCCTCGGCGGCGGTGACGGAGCTGCTGCAGCACGCGGACGGCCGGGGCGCCGACGTGCTGGCGCACTGCTCGGCGGTCTTCGCGCTCGGGGAGGCCGGGCTGCTCGACGGGCGCGGGTGCACCACGCACTGGCGCTTCGCCGCGCAGCTCGCACAGCAGTTCCCGGACGCGGACGTGCGCCCCGACGTCCTCTACGTGCACGACGGCAACGTGCTCACGGGGGCGGGGTCCGCGGCCAGCCTGGACGCGTCGCTCCACCTGATGCGGGACCGGTTCGGCGCTCGTCACGCCAACGCCGCGGCGCGGCGCATCGTGGTGCCGCCGCACCGCGACGGCGGGCAGGCGCAGTTCATCGCCGCGCCCGTGCGCGAGGTCGAGGCGGAGACGTTCGGACCACTCCTGGACTGGATCGCCGCGCATCTCGCCGAGCGTCTCGACGTGCCCTCACTGGCGCGCCGGGCGATGATGTCGGAGCGTACGTTCGCGCGCCGCTTCCGCGACGAGACCGGCAGCACGCCGCACGCCTGGGTGACCGGGCAGCGTGTCCAGCGGGCCGAGGAACTGCTCGAGACCAGCTCGCTCTCGGTCGAGGAGGTCGCTCGGGCCGTGGGGTTCGGCAACGCGGCGACGCTGCGAGCGCACTTCGGCAGGGTGCGGGGCATCAGCCCGGCCATCTACCGACAGCGGTTCAGCCGGACGACGGGAGCATCCGTCTAG
- a CDS encoding DUF3054 family protein gives MRGVSSWRPALPALAADLVAVVAFAAAGRQSHEPGSAVWTVATIAWPFAVAVVAAHVALALAVPRGPAVGSVRGGAVVVATTFVVGMTLRGLSGRGLDPAFLVVALLSLVVLMVGWRLVRVLGRRRG, from the coding sequence CTGCGAGGAGTGAGCTCCTGGCGCCCCGCCCTCCCCGCCCTCGCCGCCGACCTGGTCGCCGTCGTCGCGTTCGCGGCGGCCGGTCGCCAGTCCCACGAGCCCGGCAGCGCGGTGTGGACGGTGGCGACCATCGCGTGGCCCTTCGCCGTCGCCGTCGTGGCCGCCCACGTGGCGCTGGCCCTGGCGGTCCCGCGTGGTCCGGCGGTCGGCTCGGTCCGCGGCGGGGCCGTGGTCGTCGCGACGACCTTCGTGGTGGGGATGACCCTGCGTGGGCTCTCGGGACGCGGCCTGGACCCGGCCTTCCTCGTGGTCGCCCTGCTCAGCCTCGTGGTGCTCATGGTCGGCTGGCGCCTGGTCCGGGTGCTGGGGCGGCGCCGCGGCTGA